The following are encoded in a window of Prevotella melaninogenica genomic DNA:
- a CDS encoding TIGR01212 family radical SAM protein (This family includes YhcC from E. coli K-12, an uncharacterized radical SAM protein.) codes for MEQYYCDFGNWLRSQFPYKVQKISVNAGFTCPNRDGRIGRGGCFYCNNQTFNPAYCDNGKSVTQQLEDGKRFFSNKYPEMKYLAYFQAYTNTYGTNDYIKRLYEEALAVEDVVGLVIGTRPDCINDDLLDYFEELNRRTFLIVEYGVETCNDETLRLVNRGHNFACARKAIEETARRGIRVGAHIILGLPGEDAKESLRQAPIISSLPLTTLKIHQLQIIRRTRLAKMYAEKPFHLYTIEEYIKLIADYISLLRPDLVLERFVSQSPPDLLIAPKWGLKNYEFTHRLHNYMKEKLNNKAQSDK; via the coding sequence ATGGAACAATATTATTGCGATTTCGGGAACTGGTTGCGCTCTCAGTTCCCTTATAAAGTACAAAAGATATCAGTTAATGCTGGCTTTACCTGCCCTAACCGAGATGGTAGGATTGGGCGTGGCGGTTGTTTTTACTGTAACAACCAGACGTTCAACCCAGCCTATTGCGATAATGGAAAGAGTGTAACCCAGCAGCTTGAAGACGGCAAACGATTCTTTTCTAACAAGTATCCTGAGATGAAATATCTTGCTTATTTCCAGGCTTATACCAATACTTATGGCACTAATGACTATATTAAAAGGCTCTATGAGGAAGCACTTGCCGTAGAGGATGTAGTCGGACTCGTTATCGGTACGCGTCCCGACTGTATCAATGATGACCTCTTAGACTACTTTGAAGAACTGAATCGCCGCACATTCCTCATCGTTGAGTATGGTGTGGAAACCTGCAATGATGAGACATTACGATTGGTAAATCGTGGTCATAACTTTGCTTGCGCTCGAAAAGCTATTGAGGAGACTGCCCGACGTGGTATCCGTGTCGGTGCACACATCATTCTCGGTCTACCTGGTGAAGATGCAAAAGAGAGTTTAAGACAAGCCCCTATCATCTCTTCTCTTCCCTTAACGACATTGAAGATTCACCAGTTACAGATTATTCGTAGGACTCGGCTTGCAAAGATGTACGCTGAAAAGCCATTTCACCTTTATACAATTGAGGAGTATATCAAACTCATTGCAGATTACATTAGCCTTCTCCGCCCCGACCTTGTTCTCGAACGCTTTGTCAGTCAGAGTCCTCCCGACCTCCTCATAGCACCCAAATGGGGACTGAAAAACTATGAGTTTACACATCGTCTTCATAACTATATGAAGGAGAAGTTGAATAATAAAGCTCAATCAGACAAATGA
- a CDS encoding S9 family peptidase gives MKRILLLCATVLTVLQLMAGEPISLKDITNGTFATKRISGVNPLKGTSEYAQISSDGRQVVKYSFKTGNSTGVIFDLADAKGEQLSSFDDYQISSDGSRLLLQTNTNRIYRRSFTANFYLYDVKTKLLKKLSKDGSEQIPTFSPDGRQIAYVHQNNIYITDGESVKQVTTDGEFNKVINGLPDWVNEEEFGFNNALAWSADSKTLSWIRYDESEVKSYTLQFYKGSHPAYDMFDIYPGDYSYKYPKAGEANSKVSAWSYSLSDSTVRKYDLPLAVDGYIPRIKSTFDANRIILYTMNRHQDELNLYAANPLTGTCKLLIKESVPKYVKEEAMEGISIMKDYILVPSDRDGYMHLYLYNKDGKLLRQIDKGNYDVTEIYGYDEKTGNTYFQAAARKPMQREIYVADKSGKLTCLSARAGWNVASFSGDYKYFLNTWSDSNHPYVFAIYDNKGKEIREVLNNDELQAKLAKYGNTGVEFFTFTTSEGVKLNGWMVKPANFDATKKYPVIMHQYSGPGSQQVVDNWGVGSMGSGAMFDYYLTQKGYIVVTVDGRGTGARGAEFEKCTYLKLGDLESKDQAEAALWLGKQSYVDASRIGIWGWSFGGFNTLMSMSEGRNAFKAGVAIAPPTNWRYYDSVYTERYMRTPQENAAGYAINPINRAEKLHGKLLICHGLTDDNVHPQNAFEYSEALVQADKDFKENLYTNRNHGIYGGNTRNHLLKQVAEWFIENL, from the coding sequence ATGAAACGTATATTACTTCTGTGTGCAACAGTGCTAACCGTACTTCAGTTGATGGCTGGAGAACCTATCTCTTTGAAAGACATTACTAATGGCACATTTGCAACTAAGCGTATCTCGGGTGTTAATCCTCTAAAAGGGACTTCGGAGTATGCACAAATTTCGTCTGATGGTCGTCAGGTCGTTAAATATTCTTTTAAAACTGGTAACTCTACAGGGGTTATTTTTGACCTTGCTGATGCAAAAGGTGAGCAATTAAGCTCTTTTGATGATTATCAGATCTCGTCAGATGGAAGTCGACTGTTATTACAAACGAATACAAATCGTATCTATCGTCGTTCGTTTACAGCAAACTTCTATCTCTATGATGTAAAGACAAAACTGTTAAAGAAACTGTCAAAAGATGGCTCTGAGCAGATTCCTACTTTCTCTCCAGATGGTCGTCAGATCGCTTATGTTCATCAGAATAACATCTATATTACAGATGGAGAGAGCGTAAAGCAGGTTACAACGGATGGTGAGTTTAATAAGGTAATCAATGGTTTGCCTGACTGGGTTAACGAAGAGGAGTTCGGCTTTAATAATGCACTTGCTTGGAGTGCAGATAGCAAGACGCTAAGTTGGATTAGATATGACGAGAGTGAGGTAAAGAGTTATACCCTACAGTTTTACAAAGGTTCTCACCCTGCATATGATATGTTTGATATCTATCCTGGTGATTACAGCTATAAATATCCAAAGGCTGGCGAAGCAAACTCAAAGGTTAGTGCATGGTCTTATAGCTTGAGTGATAGTACTGTGCGTAAATATGATTTACCATTAGCGGTAGATGGTTATATTCCACGCATCAAGTCTACCTTTGATGCAAATCGAATTATCCTCTATACAATGAACCGTCATCAGGACGAGTTGAATCTCTATGCTGCTAATCCTCTCACAGGTACATGTAAACTACTGATAAAGGAGAGTGTACCAAAGTATGTAAAGGAAGAAGCTATGGAGGGAATCAGTATCATGAAGGATTACATTCTTGTTCCTTCTGACCGTGATGGCTATATGCATCTTTACTTGTATAATAAGGATGGTAAGCTTTTACGTCAGATTGATAAGGGAAACTATGACGTAACAGAAATCTATGGATATGATGAGAAGACTGGAAATACCTACTTCCAAGCAGCAGCACGTAAGCCAATGCAGCGTGAAATATATGTTGCAGATAAGTCGGGTAAGTTGACTTGTCTTTCTGCTCGTGCGGGATGGAATGTTGCTTCGTTCTCTGGTGATTATAAGTATTTCCTCAATACATGGAGTGATAGCAACCACCCATACGTATTTGCTATCTATGATAACAAAGGTAAGGAGATACGAGAGGTGTTGAATAATGATGAATTGCAGGCAAAATTGGCAAAGTATGGCAACACTGGTGTTGAATTCTTTACATTTACAACCTCTGAAGGTGTGAAACTTAATGGCTGGATGGTGAAGCCTGCTAACTTCGATGCAACAAAGAAGTATCCTGTAATTATGCACCAGTATAGTGGTCCGGGTAGTCAGCAGGTTGTCGACAACTGGGGCGTTGGGTCTATGGGTAGTGGTGCAATGTTTGACTACTACTTAACACAAAAGGGCTATATCGTTGTTACTGTAGATGGTCGTGGTACTGGTGCGCGTGGTGCAGAGTTTGAGAAGTGTACTTATTTGAAGCTTGGTGATTTGGAATCAAAGGATCAGGCAGAAGCTGCATTGTGGTTGGGCAAGCAAAGTTATGTCGATGCTTCGCGTATTGGAATATGGGGTTGGAGCTTTGGAGGCTTCAATACATTGATGAGTATGAGCGAGGGACGCAATGCGTTCAAGGCAGGTGTAGCTATTGCTCCACCAACGAACTGGCGCTATTATGACTCTGTTTATACTGAGCGTTATATGCGTACACCACAGGAGAATGCTGCTGGTTATGCTATTAATCCAATCAATAGAGCAGAGAAGCTTCATGGTAAACTCTTAATATGTCATGGGCTAACGGACGATAACGTACATCCACAGAATGCCTTTGAGTATTCTGAGGCTTTGGTTCAAGCTGATAAGGACTTCAAAGAGAATCTTTATACCAATCGTAACCATGGTATTTATGGGGGTAATACACGTAATCATCTTCTGAAACAGGTTGCTGAATGGTTTATCGAGAATCTGTAA
- a CDS encoding PqqD family protein, which translates to MKVKNGFNLREVCGEHIIVAEGDENIDFSNIISMNESSAYLWEEVQKMDSFTVDNLVELICSQYEIDEDTARKDATILAAQWGTAGIIEGEDIPADDSAVKKETISEKVDSKHLEAATSEENPKKKGFFERLFG; encoded by the coding sequence ATGAAAGTAAAGAATGGCTTCAACCTCCGTGAAGTATGCGGAGAACATATTATCGTTGCAGAAGGAGATGAGAATATTGACTTCAGCAATATTATATCTATGAACGAAAGTTCTGCATACTTATGGGAAGAGGTGCAGAAGATGGATTCTTTTACAGTAGATAACCTCGTAGAGTTAATCTGTAGTCAATATGAAATTGACGAGGACACAGCTCGCAAGGATGCTACAATACTTGCTGCACAATGGGGAACTGCGGGTATCATTGAGGGTGAAGACATCCCTGCAGATGATTCTGCTGTTAAGAAGGAAACAATCTCTGAGAAAGTTGATTCTAAACACCTCGAGGCAGCTACAAGCGAAGAAAATCCTAAAAAGAAAGGCTTCTTTGAGCGTCTCTTTGGTTAA
- a CDS encoding S24/S26 family peptidase, whose protein sequence is MSKTVLTTSEIQFANAEFLPEVVKMLNEGHTVTLRLRGYSMRPFLENDRDKALLVKPSTIKVGDPVLAEITPRHFVLHRIDSIEGDNVTLRGDGNLGVEHCKKENIVGAVIGFYRKGRNKMDATNAWKWKSYSFIWTQLLPIRRYLLGIYRRIWIPIFGTI, encoded by the coding sequence ATGTCAAAAACAGTACTTACTACTTCTGAAATCCAGTTTGCGAATGCAGAGTTTCTACCAGAAGTTGTCAAGATGTTAAATGAAGGACATACTGTTACGTTACGCCTTCGTGGCTATTCTATGCGTCCTTTCCTTGAAAATGACCGTGACAAAGCTTTGCTTGTCAAGCCTTCCACAATAAAAGTTGGCGACCCAGTCTTAGCGGAGATAACACCACGACACTTCGTCTTACATCGTATTGACAGCATAGAAGGTGACAACGTGACCTTACGCGGTGATGGCAACCTTGGTGTTGAGCATTGTAAGAAAGAGAATATCGTTGGAGCAGTCATTGGTTTCTACCGTAAAGGACGAAATAAGATGGATGCTACAAATGCTTGGAAATGGAAGTCATATAGTTTTATTTGGACCCAACTCCTTCCTATCCGGAGATATTTATTAGGCATTTACAGACGTATCTGGATTCCTATTTTTGGCACCATTTAA
- a CDS encoding sigma-70 family RNA polymerase sigma factor, producing the protein MRQLKITKSITNRESASLDKYLQEIGHEEMISIEEEVELAQKIRNGDRKALERLTKANLRFVVSVAKQYQNQGLSLPDLINEGNVGLIKAAEKFDETRGFKFISYAVWWIRQSILQAIAEQSRIIRLPLNQVSSVNKINKILTQFEQENERRPSIDEIAQNTDIPEDKIVDAMKVNSRHVSVDAPFYDDEQSSLLDVIPNDNTPSTDKELVEESLREEIGRALQILEDREKVVIEAYFGINQREMTLEEIGSKYNLTRERVRQIKEKAIRRLRQLSNSKVLKAYLGQ; encoded by the coding sequence ATGAGACAATTGAAAATCACAAAATCGATTACGAATCGAGAGAGTGCTTCTCTCGATAAGTATCTGCAGGAAATCGGTCACGAAGAAATGATCAGTATCGAAGAAGAAGTTGAGCTTGCTCAAAAGATTCGAAATGGTGATCGAAAAGCTTTAGAACGTCTGACGAAAGCAAACCTGCGTTTCGTTGTCTCTGTCGCAAAGCAATATCAAAATCAAGGGCTCTCTCTGCCCGATCTTATTAACGAAGGTAATGTAGGATTAATCAAGGCAGCAGAGAAGTTTGATGAAACACGTGGCTTCAAGTTTATCTCTTACGCTGTATGGTGGATAAGACAAAGTATCTTGCAAGCAATAGCAGAACAAAGTCGTATCATCAGATTACCACTAAATCAAGTAAGCTCTGTCAATAAAATCAATAAGATATTGACACAGTTTGAACAAGAGAACGAACGCCGTCCGAGTATTGATGAGATAGCACAGAACACTGATATACCAGAAGACAAGATTGTTGATGCAATGAAAGTTAATTCACGTCATGTCTCGGTAGATGCTCCATTCTATGACGACGAGCAAAGTAGCTTACTTGACGTTATTCCTAATGATAACACACCATCAACTGATAAAGAGTTGGTTGAAGAGAGTCTACGGGAAGAAATTGGAAGAGCTTTACAGATTCTTGAGGATAGAGAGAAGGTGGTTATAGAGGCTTACTTCGGAATTAACCAACGTGAAATGACATTGGAAGAGATAGGAAGTAAATATAATCTCACACGTGAACGGGTAAGACAGATTAAAGAAAAAGCAATAAGACGTCTACGCCAACTATCCAATAGTAAGGTTTTGAAGGCTTATTTAGGACAATAA
- a CDS encoding trypsin-like peptidase domain-containing protein, translated as MKNLSKYLAGAACVTALAFSTGAFIKVYAAEAPVVAPGQPVDLTYAAEKALPAVVHIKYVQNSKTQTVDVQDDPFGGFFDPFGFFGNPNQGNGSRRQQVQTPKKEATGSGVIISPDGYIVTNNHVVEGADELTVTLNDNREFSARIVGTDKQTDLALLKVNAKDLPTLPIGDSDKLKVGEWVIAVGNPYNLNNTVTAGIVSAKSRGLGATRNGIESFIQTDAAINQGNSGGALVNTQGELVGINAMLYSQTGAYSGYGFAIPTSIMNKVVDDIKKYGSVQRVMLGIQGGDVLNFINAQKEEGKNVDLGTNAGVYVSEVSEEGNGAALGLAKGDVITKFDGQKVTRMSELQQALNSKRPGDKATVTFIRNKKEISKTITLKNAQGTTKVIEQADIDVLGGQFRPVQDALKKQLNINYGLEVLKVNNGALKAAGINRGFIIQNVNETMVKNIDDLQNIVKKASTSKDPVLYVQGIYPTGKKAYFAIPLAD; from the coding sequence ATGAAGAATTTATCAAAGTATTTGGCAGGCGCGGCATGTGTTACAGCCCTCGCCTTTTCTACTGGCGCTTTCATCAAAGTGTATGCTGCGGAAGCCCCAGTTGTAGCTCCTGGTCAGCCAGTTGACCTTACATACGCAGCTGAGAAAGCTCTTCCAGCTGTCGTTCACATTAAGTATGTACAGAATTCTAAGACACAGACCGTTGATGTTCAAGATGACCCATTTGGTGGTTTCTTCGACCCATTTGGTTTCTTTGGAAATCCTAACCAAGGTAATGGTTCACGCCGTCAGCAGGTTCAGACTCCTAAGAAGGAGGCTACAGGTAGCGGTGTTATCATCTCACCTGATGGTTATATCGTAACAAATAATCACGTTGTTGAGGGTGCTGATGAATTGACAGTCACACTGAATGACAACCGTGAGTTCTCTGCTCGCATCGTTGGCACTGACAAGCAGACTGACCTCGCACTGCTAAAGGTAAACGCAAAGGATCTCCCTACCCTTCCTATTGGCGACTCAGACAAGTTGAAAGTTGGAGAATGGGTAATTGCAGTTGGTAACCCTTACAACCTCAACAATACTGTAACAGCAGGTATCGTAAGTGCTAAGTCACGTGGTTTGGGTGCTACTCGCAATGGTATCGAGAGTTTTATCCAGACTGACGCAGCCATCAACCAAGGTAACTCTGGTGGTGCATTGGTTAACACTCAAGGCGAATTAGTAGGTATCAATGCTATGCTCTACTCACAGACTGGTGCATATAGTGGTTACGGTTTTGCTATCCCTACATCAATAATGAATAAGGTTGTTGATGATATCAAGAAGTATGGTAGCGTACAACGTGTAATGCTCGGCATTCAAGGTGGTGACGTACTGAACTTCATCAACGCTCAGAAAGAAGAAGGCAAGAACGTTGACCTTGGTACAAATGCTGGTGTTTACGTTAGCGAGGTTTCAGAAGAAGGAAATGGGGCAGCCTTAGGTTTGGCAAAGGGTGATGTTATCACTAAGTTTGACGGACAAAAGGTAACACGTATGTCTGAGCTTCAGCAGGCTCTCAACAGCAAGCGTCCTGGCGATAAGGCAACCGTTACTTTCATCCGCAATAAGAAAGAAATCTCAAAGACTATCACACTGAAGAATGCACAGGGTACGACAAAGGTAATCGAGCAGGCTGACATCGACGTTCTTGGTGGTCAGTTCCGTCCAGTACAAGATGCCCTTAAGAAGCAGTTGAACATCAACTATGGTCTTGAGGTACTGAAGGTTAACAATGGTGCATTGAAGGCTGCCGGAATCAATCGTGGCTTCATCATTCAGAATGTAAACGAGACCATGGTGAAGAATATTGACGACTTGCAGAATATCGTTAAGAAGGCATCTACCAGCAAGGACCCAGTTCTCTACGTTCAGGGTATTTACCCAACTGGTAAGAAGGCTTACTTCGCTATTCCTCTTGCTGATTAA
- a CDS encoding YkvA family protein, translating to MELPDFQKYKDKFTQQGFFDKIQRVAKRAGAKLVYVALILYYLIQSDKVSLKDKAIIIGALGYLISPLDAVPDAIPIAGLSDDLGVLLYVLNKVWASVDDDMKKQAREKLSKWFDDDEMEVAEDIFTEDTTDTPV from the coding sequence ATGGAATTACCTGATTTTCAAAAGTATAAAGATAAGTTTACCCAACAGGGTTTCTTTGATAAGATTCAACGTGTAGCAAAGCGTGCTGGTGCAAAATTGGTATATGTGGCATTGATTTTGTATTATTTGATACAGAGTGATAAAGTGTCACTTAAGGATAAGGCTATTATCATTGGTGCATTGGGTTATCTAATCTCACCACTTGACGCAGTACCTGATGCTATTCCTATTGCAGGACTATCAGACGACCTCGGTGTTTTGCTTTACGTATTAAATAAGGTGTGGGCTTCTGTTGATGATGATATGAAAAAGCAGGCACGCGAAAAGCTGTCAAAGTGGTTTGACGATGATGAAATGGAGGTAGCAGAAGATATCTTTACGGAAGATACTACCGATACTCCAGTGTGA
- a CDS encoding FeoB-associated Cys-rich membrane protein, with amino-acid sequence MWQYIVLAIVILSAVGYVVYRTWQSFRAASDPCHGCSGCTIHNQLKKKQKLGGHKKPACFK; translated from the coding sequence ATGTGGCAGTATATTGTCTTAGCCATAGTGATTTTATCAGCTGTAGGCTATGTGGTTTATCGTACGTGGCAATCGTTTCGAGCAGCAAGCGATCCATGTCATGGATGCTCGGGTTGTACCATTCATAATCAGTTAAAGAAAAAGCAGAAACTGGGAGGTCATAAGAAGCCTGCTTGTTTTAAATAG